A DNA window from Hordeum vulgare subsp. vulgare chromosome 1H, MorexV3_pseudomolecules_assembly, whole genome shotgun sequence contains the following coding sequences:
- the LOC123432313 gene encoding WAT1-related protein At3g02690, chloroplastic, whose translation MSTTAPFRLLLPLHPPLTPRRPSAPVLPFVPRRGTVPSLRLRLRLAAGGGETPPPAADELDCVGTGTDVECVVDDGPGAEEGVAPALAGREWWEWVSLVSPFFFWGTAMVAMKGVIPKTGPFFVAALRLLPAGALVVAFASARGRKQPSGWAAWGAIAAFGLIDAACFQGFLTEGLQKTSAGLGSVIIDSQPLTVAILAALFFGESIGAIGVGGLLLGVVGLLLLEVPALSVEGNNTSVWGSGEWWMFLSAQSMAVGTIMVRWVSKYSDPIMATGWHMVLGGIPLLVISVLNHDPALNGHIQELTWSDIAALGYTSIFGSAVSYGVYFYNATRGSLTTLSSLTFLTPMFASIFGFLYLGETFAPEQIGGALLTLVAIYMVNYKSIIGEK comes from the exons ATGTCCACCACCGCGCCCTTCCGCCTCCTGCTCCCACTCCACCCACCACTAACTCCCAGACGCCCTTCCGCTCCCGTTCTCCCCTTTGTCCCACGCCGCGGCACCGTCCccagcctccgcctccgcctccgcctcgcaGCCGGGGGCGGAGAAACGCCTCCGCCCGCAGCGGACGAGCTCGACTGCGTGGGCACGGGCACCGACGTCGAGTGCGTCGTTGACGACGGCCCCGGGGCGGAGGAGGGGGTCGCCCCGGCGCTCGCGGGGAGAGAGTGGTGGGAGTGGGTGTCGCTGGTGTCGCCCTTCTTCTTCTGGGGCACGGCCATGGTGGCCATGAAGGGGGTCATACCCAAGACCGGGCCCTTCTTCGTCGCCGCGCTCCGCCTGCTCCCCGCGGGAGCGCTCGTCGTCGCCTTCGCATCCGCTAGGGGCAGGAAGCAGCCCTCCGGGTGGGCCGCCTGGGGCGCCATCGCCGCCTTCGGCCTCATCGACGCCGCCTGCTTCCAG GGCTTTCTCACCGAGGGCTTGCAGAAGACATCGGCTGGCCTCGGAAGC GTCATAATCGACTCCCAACCATTGACGGTTGCTATCCTTGCTGCACTATTCTTTGGAGAGTCTATCGGGGCGATAGGAGTTGGGGGACTCTTACTGGGTGTTGTTGGGCTTTTGCTCCTCGAG GTTCCAGCACTGTCAGTTGAAGGAAACAACACATCAGTATGGGGGAGTGGAGAATGGTGGATGTTCCTCTCGGCCCAAAGCATGGCAGTCGGAACTATCATGGTTCGCTGGGTATCAAAGTATTCTGATCCAATCATGGCAACAGGATGG CACATGGTACTAGGTGGGATTCCTTTGTTGGTTATATCTGTTCTTAATCATGATCCTGCTCTTAATGGACATATTCAAGAGCTTACATGGAGTGACATAGCAGCTCTGGGTTATACATCTATATTTGGCAGTGCCGTCAGCTATGGTGTCTACTTCTACAATGCTACAAGAG GTAGTTTGACGACGCTTAGTTCTCTTACTTTTTTAACTCCTATGTTCGCCTCCATTTTTGG GTTCCTCTATCTGGGAGAGACCTTCGCACCTGAGCAGATCGGTGGTGCACTTCTGACATTGGTTGCCATCTATATGGTTAATTACAAGAGCATTATAGGCGAGAAGTAA
- the LOC123432340 gene encoding uncharacterized protein LOC123432340 — MAGASDDGPGMSRPPSAYTEAESDEEAISPSAYIITGDSGREDGEQSTRVVLPPPPPRDPRAMNVMDAYRMFLERQERELSVNLRGQAARDYGRGLPDGGSAAGEEKEASSPWRFVNLSELIVPQPPATHQPTVRAGVCRACRRWIGTIPRVPYRHVCFCVPCRYSRCARICCSVCGAGRRLRRRSSKARATGRPQAKWGS, encoded by the exons ATGGCAGGGGCCTCCGACGACGGTCCCGGGATGTCGCGGCCACCTTCAGCATACACGGAGGCTGAAAGCGATGAAGAGGCCATCTCCCCCAGCGCCTACATCATCACCGGAG ATTCCGGGAGGGAGGACGGGGAACAGAGCACGAGGGTGGTGctgcctccgccgcctcctcgggATCCGCGGGCAATGAACGTCATGGACGCCTACCGCATGTTCCTGGAGAGGCAGGAGAGAGAGTTGTCAGTCAACTTGAGGGGCCAGGCGGCGAGAGACTATGGTCGCG gGTTGCCGGATGGTGGCTCGGCTGCCGGCGAGGAAAAGGAAGCGTCTTCTCCGTGGAGGTTCGTGAACCTCTCCGAGCTTATCGTGCCACAGCCCCCCGCCACCCATCAGCCGACGGTGCGCGCCGGGGTTTGCAGGGCTTGCCGACGCTGGATAGGGACGATCCCCCGGGTTCCCTACAGGCACGTCTGCTTCTGCGTGCCCTGCCGCTACAGCCGGTGCGCCAGGATATGTTGCTCGGTTTGCGGCGCCGGCCGCCGTTTGCGCCGCCGTTCGTCCAAGGCGCGCGCCACCGGCCGTCCACAAGCAAAGTGGGGCAGTTGA